Proteins encoded together in one Methanobrevibacter millerae window:
- the nikR gene encoding nickel-responsive transcriptional regulator NikR translates to MMRISMSLPKKLLADFDEVLKERGYQSRSKGIRDALQDYIVRYQWMNSMEGERIGIITIIYDHHYTGVMENLAEIQHSFRNEINTSMHIHMTDKYCMEIVVVNGDIAEIRDLTERIMRLKGVEHVKLTSTANGEEFSEPDGHSHDHSHTH, encoded by the coding sequence ATGATGAGAATAAGTATGTCATTGCCTAAGAAATTACTAGCTGATTTTGATGAGGTATTAAAGGAAAGAGGTTATCAATCTCGTTCAAAAGGTATTCGTGATGCCCTTCAAGATTATATTGTCCGTTATCAATGGATGAATTCAATGGAGGGAGAAAGAATCGGTATTATAACTATTATCTATGACCACCATTATACTGGCGTAATGGAAAATCTCGCAGAAATTCAACACAGTTTTAGAAATGAGATTAACACCAGTATGCATATACACATGACTGATAAATACTGTATGGAGATTGTAGTAGTTAATGGAGATATTGCTGAAATTCGTGACTTAACAGAAAGAATTATGAGGCTTAAAGGCGTTGAACACGTAAAATTAACCAGTACCGCAAACGGAGAAGAATTTAGTGAGCCTGATGGACATTCTCATGACCACTCCCATACTCACTAA